The Pontibacter sp. SGAir0037 DNA segment TGTGGCTATTATATCTACTGATGCATCGAGCTTAAGCAGCATTTTTGCCAGGCGGTCTGCCGCCAGCTTTTCGTCTTCTACAATAAATATCCGCATTATCCTTTAAAGTATAATAGAGGCAGTTTAACTGTGAACTCCTGTGAGGTAGCTATGATCTGTACTTTATTGTTGGTGAGGTAACTATAGCGGGATTCTATATTCGGAAGCCCCATGCCCGTAGACTCTTCCCGGATACGCCGCTCCTGCAGGTTATTCTGCACCACCAGGTAGTCGTTTTCTATATATAAATGAACTTGCAGCGGTTCCTCTTCCAGCGCCATGTTGTGCTTAATGGCATTCTCTATTAGCATCTGTAATGCCAGTGGTACCACCATCAGGCTTGCATCTAAAGGAATATCGTTTTGCACCTGCAGCGCTTCACCGTGCCTGATCTTTTGCAGGTAAATGTACGACTCCAGAAAATGCAGCTCTTCCAGTAACGGCACAATTTCTTTCTGCCGGCTATCGAGCACATAGCGGTATACTTCCGATAATTTCCGGATAAACCGTACCGCCTGTTTTTGGTCTGTTTCAACCAAGCTGGTTAGCACGTTCAGGCTGTTGAACAAGAAATGCGGATTTACCTGTGCCTTCAGCGACTCGTACTGTGAGGCAATATTTTCCTTCTCCAGTCTTTCCGCATTGATGGCCGTTTGCCGCCAGCCCTGCAAGAAATGCCAGCTATGAAAAAACAGCGATATAATAAAGGTAATGATAACAGGCACTCCAACAGAACTTGCCCAGTTGCGCTGCGACAGGTCTTGTAGCGTGTACCCTTTATAGGTCAGGAAAACGATATTTACTAATATAACAACTACAACAGTGAGTAGTAGTGTAGCTATCAGGCTGATAATAAACCGCTTCGATGGGTTTCTTACCCACGGATAAAATAAACTTAATGTATTTGTAAGCAGGCCGTTACCCTTCCAGAGCAGAACAAATATGGTATAAGAGAAAAGGAAATTAAAGATGGCCTCGCTTAGCGGTAGCTGGAAACAATGCTGGCAGCCTAAAGCAAAGGCCCCGAACGCTGAAAGAATCCAGCCCAATATTTCTCGTACTACTGCCTTTAGTTTGCTGGGGCTTTTAGCAGGCGGAGCCACTGATGCAGAAATTGGCATTGGTTGCGTTGCTACAGGTTGTTGTTCTAGTAAAATCATCTAAAGTGCGAAAGCGAATGTAAGTAAAAAAATAGATGCTAAATAGTAGATAACAGACTTTAGGTTCTGGATTTTAAAAGATTATCACATGCTCTTCACAAAATTTAGCTAGGAGTTGAATTGCGTACCTGTAGCTGCTATTTTTCAGCATTTAAAGTTTAAATTGTTGCCGTTAAAATCTCTGCGGCAGCTTTTCCTTTCCTGGCTTTTAGCTTGTATTTGGTAATAAAGAAGCTAATAACAGCAGAACCGATAACGGTTGGCCCTAACCATGCGACAACAGGTGGGAGTACGGTGTTATTTACAACCAGAAAAGCGGTATAGGCTGCTATATTGCCTGCTATCATGCGTGTGATATGGTCGTAAAGCCAAAAGCTTTTATCAGCTGGCGCCTTGGTGTACTTACGCACATCTTTTGCTACTAAAAGCAAGGCAATGCTTCCAAAAACGATAGATACTATATTGCTGCTGTTGCCAAAGCTACTGCTCATGGTGCCTGCTAAACCAGAGAAAATAAAATAGGCGGCAAACACGGCCATTGTGATGGAAATAGCCCAATCCAAGCGTTTCGGTTTCTGACCTGTTGCCAGGCCTTTCAGGTAAAGTACCCGGTAGCCAGTGCTAACAAGGTAGGCACTGAATACACCAATAATCAGCAGAAACGGGCTGTGGTGGTGAGGCAGAATCGACATTATAATAGCAGTAGCCGCCACCAGCATCATCGCATAAAAAAATACTTTTCCTGTTAGGCGATGCTGCTTGCCTCCTTTCCTGTTTAACATCGAAACAGGGCCTGAGATTAAACCTGCTGTACCTGCTGCAATATGAAAGATAAGTAGCGTTGTAAATAAAGTTTCCATACTTGATTGTTGTTTCCGTTTCTGATCCAGACCAAAGGTGCAAAAGGAGCCTCTTGTTCTAAACTATAAGTGGACGAACTGTAGAATCAGGAAGATGAATTGTAGTTTATGGCTGCTATTCACACTGCGCCAACAGTGCTTCTGCCTGAGGTTTCCCCCATGTAGGAGCTATGGCCGATGTAGTGGTTTCGGCTGCAAACTTCGCCATGGCCTCCTCCAGCAGTGGCTTTGCAGCGGTAGCACCGCCTCCAAACATTTTAGGCGTATAGAAGAGGGTGGCTCCTAACAGGTAGTATGCGCGTGGGTTATCCGGATTAAGTTGCTTTGCTTTTTCTAAGGCTGCTATAGTGAGGCTGCTATATTTCATGCCGCGTGTAGTGGGCGAAACCTGCAGGCGCGTCTGGTGCAGCCATCCCTGGAGCACATACAATTCCGATTCTTTTGGAGCGAGCTTAAGAGCCTTATCCAGGTGCTGCTGCCCCTTGTCCAGGTACTGGTCTTTTTTAGCTTCGTTCTTTTCTTTGTTGCTCATGCTGATATAGCTCATGGTAGCGTAGTAAAGCGGCAGCCATGCCTGCTGCTCGGCATTGGCAATACGCTCAAAGTTGTTGGCCACCTGCTGCATGTCTTCTACAGTAGCGGCTCTGCCCATAGCTCCTAAGTTTTTACCGATAGCGGCTTCGTAGCCAGTGTTTTGAGCTATGGCGTTAAGTGCGAATAACACAGCGGTTGCGATAAGTAATAATTGCTTTTTCATGATTTCTAATGGTTTTATAGTTTCTGTTTGATTTTATGCCGGTTGGTTATTCTTAACTCATAAGTTTTTAACTTCTGATTTGATGAAATATTAGTGGTGGATGCTTTTGCCACCGAAGTTGATAAAGACACCTGCAAACAGGAATCGTTTGGCTGCAGGGGTAACTGCTGAGCGGTTAATAGCGCCCGACTCGTCTGGAGTGCTGGCGTAGCGGTAGCCGAATACCTGGCTGTTACCAAGTACATTGGTGGCAGAAAGGTAAATCACGGTAAAGTTGCCCCACAAACTGGTCAGGTAGCTGGCGTTCAGGCTCAGGTCGTTGTAGTTGGGAGTGCGACTTTGGTTGTAACCATCCAGCGTCGGGTTGTGGTAAGGGCGGCCGCTGCCAAAAGCGTATGTGGCGCTAAGTTGAGTGCTGAGCTTCGGCAGAAAGTGTTTGTAAACCACCGACAGGTTATGTGTAGAGGCGAAAGTGGGTACGGCTTCCCGGGTATAGTTGCGGTAGTCGCGTTTGGTGTCCAGCAGGGAGTAAGAGATCCAGTAATCGCCGTTCCTGATGCTCTTTTTATCACGCCAGAAGAAGTCTATTCCTCTGGCATAGCCGGTGCCGTTATTGTTGTAGCTGCTGGGCGTGTAGCGGAGGCTCTCATTATACTTTACCAGGTCGTTG contains these protein-coding regions:
- a CDS encoding sensor histidine kinase, with the translated sequence MILLEQQPVATQPMPISASVAPPAKSPSKLKAVVREILGWILSAFGAFALGCQHCFQLPLSEAIFNFLFSYTIFVLLWKGNGLLTNTLSLFYPWVRNPSKRFIISLIATLLLTVVVVILVNIVFLTYKGYTLQDLSQRNWASSVGVPVIITFIISLFFHSWHFLQGWRQTAINAERLEKENIASQYESLKAQVNPHFLFNSLNVLTSLVETDQKQAVRFIRKLSEVYRYVLDSRQKEIVPLLEELHFLESYIYLQKIRHGEALQVQNDIPLDASLMVVPLALQMLIENAIKHNMALEEEPLQVHLYIENDYLVVQNNLQERRIREESTGMGLPNIESRYSYLTNNKVQIIATSQEFTVKLPLLYFKG